A part of Quatrionicoccus australiensis genomic DNA contains:
- a CDS encoding phosphoketolase family protein has product MTHSDSATVDAPLSPDLLHKMHAWWRAANYLSVGQIYLYANPLLREPLRLEHVKPRLLGHWGTTPGLNFIYVHLNRLIKEQDLDVIYITGPGHGGPGIVANTWLEGTYSEVYPDIAQDADGMQRLFKQFSFPGGIPSHVSPETPGSIHEGGELGYALSHAYGAAFDNPDLIVACVVGDGEAETGPMATSWHSNKFLNPVHDGAVLPILHLNGYKIAGPTVLARIPHAELEALFRGYGYTPYFVEGDDPDEMHQKMAATLARAIAEIKRYQSEARLNGFTVRPAWPMIILRSPKGWTGPKMVDGKPAEGTFRSHQVPMNDMSQPGHVALLESWMLSYRPEELFDAGGRLLSEIAELAPKGQRRMSANPHTNGGLLLRDLRLPDFREFAVAVSAPGAVDAESTRAQGVFLRHVMQHNPANFRVFSPDETASNRWGALFEVTKRCSTAEILASDDHVAPDGRVMEMLSEHQCEGWLEGYLLTGRHGFFSCYEAFIHIIDSMFNQHAKWLKVCNGIPWRAPIASLNYLLSSHVWRQDHNGFSHQDPGFIDHVINKKSEVIRVYLPPDANTLLSVTDHCLRSRNYVNVIVAGKQPAPQWLDMDAAIKHCTAGIGIWEWASNDKGDEPDVVMACAGDVPTLETLAAVELLNTHFPELKIRVINVVDLMTLPPPGEHPHGLSDKDFDVLFTRDKPIIFAYHGYPWLIHRLTYPRTNHKNLHVRGYKEEGTTSTPFDMVVMNDLDRFHLVADVIDRVPQLGPRAAYAKQAIRDKLIEHKQYIAQYGEDLPEIRNWKWTPGNKA; this is encoded by the coding sequence ATGACCCATTCCGATTCCGCAACGGTCGACGCCCCGCTCAGCCCCGATTTGCTGCACAAGATGCACGCCTGGTGGCGTGCCGCCAATTACCTCTCGGTCGGCCAGATCTATCTCTACGCCAACCCGCTGCTGCGCGAGCCGCTCCGCCTCGAACACGTCAAGCCGCGCCTGCTCGGCCACTGGGGCACGACGCCCGGCCTCAATTTCATTTACGTGCATCTGAACCGGCTGATCAAGGAACAGGACCTCGACGTCATCTACATCACCGGCCCCGGTCACGGCGGCCCCGGCATCGTTGCCAACACCTGGCTCGAAGGCACCTACAGCGAGGTCTACCCCGACATCGCGCAGGACGCCGACGGCATGCAGCGCCTGTTCAAGCAATTTTCCTTTCCGGGCGGCATTCCCAGCCACGTCTCGCCGGAAACGCCGGGCTCGATCCATGAAGGCGGCGAACTCGGCTACGCGCTGTCGCATGCCTATGGTGCCGCCTTCGACAACCCGGACCTGATCGTCGCCTGCGTCGTCGGCGACGGCGAGGCGGAAACCGGGCCGATGGCCACCAGCTGGCATTCGAACAAGTTCCTCAACCCGGTGCATGATGGCGCCGTGCTGCCCATCCTGCACCTCAACGGCTACAAGATCGCCGGCCCGACCGTGCTCGCGCGCATTCCGCATGCCGAACTAGAGGCGCTGTTCCGCGGCTACGGCTACACGCCCTACTTCGTCGAGGGCGACGACCCGGACGAGATGCACCAGAAAATGGCCGCCACGCTGGCACGCGCCATTGCCGAGATCAAGCGCTACCAGAGCGAGGCCCGCCTGAATGGCTTCACGGTGCGCCCGGCCTGGCCGATGATCATTTTGCGCTCGCCGAAAGGGTGGACCGGTCCGAAGATGGTCGACGGCAAGCCGGCCGAAGGCACTTTCCGCTCGCACCAGGTGCCGATGAACGACATGAGCCAGCCCGGCCACGTCGCGCTGCTCGAAAGCTGGATGCTGAGCTACCGGCCGGAAGAACTGTTCGACGCCGGCGGCCGCCTGCTATCGGAAATCGCCGAACTGGCGCCCAAGGGCCAGCGCCGGATGAGTGCCAATCCGCATACCAACGGCGGCCTGCTGCTGCGTGACCTGCGTTTGCCGGATTTTCGCGAGTTCGCCGTCGCCGTTTCCGCACCGGGTGCGGTGGATGCCGAATCGACACGCGCCCAGGGCGTTTTCCTGCGCCACGTAATGCAGCACAACCCGGCCAACTTCCGCGTCTTCAGCCCCGACGAAACCGCCTCCAACCGCTGGGGCGCACTGTTCGAAGTCACCAAGCGCTGCTCGACGGCGGAAATTCTCGCCAGCGACGACCACGTCGCACCGGACGGCCGGGTCATGGAAATGTTGAGCGAGCACCAGTGCGAAGGCTGGCTCGAAGGCTACCTGCTGACCGGCCGGCACGGCTTCTTCTCGTGCTACGAAGCCTTCATCCACATCATCGACTCGATGTTCAACCAGCACGCCAAGTGGCTCAAGGTGTGCAACGGCATTCCCTGGCGGGCGCCGATCGCCTCGCTCAACTACCTGCTCTCGTCGCACGTCTGGCGCCAGGACCACAACGGTTTCAGCCACCAGGATCCGGGCTTCATCGACCACGTCATCAACAAGAAATCGGAAGTCATCCGCGTCTATCTGCCGCCCGACGCCAATACCCTGCTCAGCGTCACCGACCACTGCCTGCGCAGCCGCAACTACGTCAATGTGATCGTCGCCGGCAAGCAGCCGGCGCCGCAATGGCTGGACATGGACGCGGCGATCAAGCACTGCACGGCCGGCATCGGCATCTGGGAATGGGCGAGCAACGACAAGGGCGACGAGCCGGACGTCGTGATGGCCTGCGCCGGCGACGTGCCGACCCTGGAAACCCTGGCCGCCGTCGAACTGCTCAACACCCACTTCCCCGAGCTGAAAATCCGCGTCATCAACGTCGTCGACCTGATGACCCTGCCGCCGCCCGGCGAACACCCGCACGGCCTGTCCGACAAGGATTTCGACGTGCTGTTCACGCGCGACAAGCCGATCATCTTCGCCTACCACGGCTACCCGTGGCTGATCCACCGCCTGACCTACCCGCGCACCAACCACAAGAACCTGCACGTGCGCGGCTACAAGGAAGAAGGCACGACCTCGACGCCGTTCGACATGGTGGTCATGAACGACCTCGACCGCTTCCACCTGGTCGCCGACGTCATCGACCGCGTGCCCCAGCTAGGCCCGCGTGCCGCCTACGCCAAGCAGGCGATCCGCGACAAGCTGATCGAGCACAAGCAGTACATCGCGCAATACGGCGAAGACCTGCCGGAAATCCGCAACTGGAAGTGGACGCCGGGCAACAAGGCCTGA
- a CDS encoding DMT family transporter, which produces MSEYRRWLPALALIVLSLTWGYTWVLAKQGLAYAPPFAFAAERCVGAALALLIAVKLSGRRLSLVAPRQTIAIGLAQVAGFMIFQTWALVEGGPGKTAVLIFTMPIWTLLLAWPILGERVRGKQWLAAASTLGGLLLIIEPWDMHASLFSKFLGLMAALCWATGTILIKRLRGKTPVDLLTLTMWQMIFGAVPLVLLAFIVPERSTDWSGSYLGILAFMSIASTAMCWWLWIYILDRVPAWEASLSVLGTPVVAILSSRLIFGEAFKSTEIAGILLIGSGLALLSLLGWAASRRNPARIIEEKT; this is translated from the coding sequence ATGTCCGAATACCGTCGCTGGCTGCCTGCGCTCGCCCTGATCGTTCTCTCCCTGACCTGGGGTTACACCTGGGTGCTCGCCAAGCAAGGTCTGGCCTATGCGCCGCCCTTTGCCTTTGCTGCCGAACGCTGTGTTGGCGCGGCGCTGGCGTTGCTCATCGCGGTCAAGCTGAGCGGCCGCCGCTTGAGTCTGGTCGCGCCGCGCCAGACCATCGCCATCGGCCTGGCGCAGGTCGCCGGCTTCATGATTTTCCAGACCTGGGCGCTGGTCGAAGGCGGCCCCGGCAAGACGGCGGTACTCATCTTCACCATGCCGATCTGGACGCTGCTGCTCGCCTGGCCCATCCTCGGCGAACGCGTGCGCGGCAAGCAATGGCTGGCTGCAGCGAGCACGCTGGGCGGCCTGCTGCTGATCATCGAACCCTGGGACATGCACGCCAGCCTGTTCAGCAAGTTCCTCGGCCTGATGGCGGCATTGTGCTGGGCGACCGGTACCATCCTGATCAAGCGCCTGCGCGGCAAGACCCCGGTCGATTTGCTGACCCTGACCATGTGGCAAATGATCTTCGGCGCCGTGCCGCTGGTACTGCTGGCTTTTATCGTTCCCGAGCGGTCGACCGACTGGAGTGGCAGTTATCTCGGCATCCTTGCCTTCATGTCGATTGCCAGCACCGCGATGTGCTGGTGGCTGTGGATCTACATCCTTGATCGCGTGCCGGCCTGGGAAGCCAGCCTGTCCGTGCTCGGCACGCCGGTCGTCGCCATCCTGTCGTCGCGCCTGATTTTCGGCGAAGCCTTCAAGAGCACCGAGATTGCCGGCATCCTGTTGATCGGCAGCGGTCTCGCGCTACTTTCCCTGCTCGGCTGGGCCGCGAGCAGGCGCAATCCGGCCAGGATCATTGAGGAAAAAACATGA
- a CDS encoding 5-(carboxyamino)imidazole ribonucleotide synthase: MILPPATLGMLGGGQLGRYFVIAAQQLGYKVMVLDPDENSPAGRIADHHLVAAYADSEALTHMAVSCSAITTEFESVPAETLAYLARFIPVQPSAEALAICQERSAEKGFLKKHGLPHAPYADIRSEGDLQDVPDSLFPGILKVARFGYDGKGQIRVKDKAACRAAFRQFNHEPCVLEKQMQLEHELSLVLTRSAAGQTKCFPVAENHHQQGILDHSIVTAERASDALAAEASALAEKIAASLDYVGTLSVEFFVVDGRLCVNELAPRPHNSGHYTLDACLTNQFEQQVRALCGLPLGDVSAHSAAVMVNLLGDLWFAGNPEQASEPEWEKLLAYPDLKLHLYGKHEARPGRKMGHFTVLGETLEQPYRIAMAARAAIGISARRE, from the coding sequence ATGATCCTGCCGCCCGCGACACTGGGCATGCTCGGCGGCGGCCAGCTCGGCCGCTACTTTGTCATCGCCGCCCAGCAACTGGGTTACAAGGTGATGGTCCTTGATCCGGACGAGAACAGTCCGGCCGGGCGCATTGCCGATCATCACCTGGTCGCTGCCTACGCCGACAGTGAAGCCCTGACCCACATGGCGGTCAGCTGTTCGGCGATCACCACCGAATTCGAAAGCGTCCCGGCCGAAACCCTGGCCTATCTCGCCCGCTTCATCCCGGTCCAGCCCAGCGCCGAAGCCCTCGCCATCTGCCAGGAACGCTCGGCGGAAAAAGGCTTTCTCAAGAAGCACGGCTTGCCGCACGCGCCCTACGCCGACATCCGCAGCGAAGGCGATTTGCAGGATGTTCCCGACAGCCTGTTCCCCGGCATTCTCAAGGTCGCCCGCTTCGGCTATGACGGCAAGGGCCAGATCCGCGTCAAGGACAAGGCTGCCTGCCGCGCCGCCTTTCGCCAGTTCAACCACGAGCCTTGCGTGCTGGAAAAGCAGATGCAGCTCGAACACGAACTGTCACTGGTCCTGACGCGCAGCGCAGCCGGCCAGACAAAGTGCTTCCCGGTCGCCGAAAACCATCACCAGCAGGGCATACTCGACCACTCCATCGTGACCGCCGAGCGCGCCAGCGACGCACTGGCCGCCGAGGCAAGCGCCCTGGCCGAAAAGATTGCCGCCAGCCTGGACTACGTCGGCACGCTGAGCGTCGAGTTCTTCGTCGTCGATGGCCGGCTCTGCGTCAATGAACTCGCGCCCCGGCCCCACAACTCCGGCCACTACACGCTGGATGCCTGCCTGACCAACCAGTTCGAGCAGCAGGTGCGTGCCCTGTGCGGTTTGCCGCTGGGCGATGTCTCGGCGCATTCGGCAGCGGTCATGGTCAATCTGCTCGGCGACCTGTGGTTTGCCGGCAACCCGGAACAGGCAAGCGAACCCGAATGGGAAAAGCTGCTCGCCTATCCGGACCTGAAACTCCACCTGTACGGCAAGCACGAGGCCAGACCGGGGCGCAAGATGGGCCATTTCACGGTACTCGGCGAAACACTGGAGCAGCCTTACCGCATCGCGATGGCGGCGCGCGCGGCGATCGGCATCAGCGCCCGCCGCGAGTAA
- the can gene encoding carbonate dehydratase, which produces MKYLSELFEKNRVWSLQQLQEDPDYFQRLVKQQAPKYLWIGCSDSRVPANQITGLNPGEVFVHRNIANVIVHTDLNCLSVVHYAIQVLKVQHVIVCGHYGCGGVRAALDGQANGMIDNWLRHIEDVRERHAGLLDGMADYDARWARLCELNVIEQVRNLARTTPVSEAWKSGQELMLHGWIYGLQDGRLVDLNMSAARRDELDQAYAEAVAG; this is translated from the coding sequence ATGAAGTACTTATCTGAACTTTTCGAAAAGAACCGGGTGTGGTCGCTGCAACAACTGCAGGAAGACCCCGATTACTTCCAGCGCCTGGTCAAGCAGCAGGCCCCGAAATACCTCTGGATCGGCTGCTCCGACAGCCGCGTGCCGGCCAACCAGATCACCGGCCTGAATCCGGGCGAGGTATTCGTCCATCGCAACATCGCCAATGTGATCGTGCACACCGACCTCAACTGCCTCTCGGTCGTGCATTACGCCATCCAGGTCCTCAAGGTGCAGCATGTCATCGTCTGCGGCCACTACGGCTGCGGCGGCGTGCGCGCGGCGCTCGACGGCCAGGCCAACGGCATGATCGACAACTGGCTGCGCCACATCGAGGATGTGCGCGAACGGCATGCCGGGCTGCTCGACGGCATGGCCGACTACGACGCCAGATGGGCAAGGCTGTGCGAACTGAACGTGATCGAACAGGTGCGTAACCTGGCCCGGACGACGCCGGTCAGTGAGGCATGGAAATCAGGCCAGGAACTGATGCTGCATGGCTGGATCTACGGCCTGCAGGACGGCCGCCTGGTCGACCTGAACATGAGCGCCGCCCGCCGCGACGAGCTGGATCAGGCCTACGCCGAAGCCGTAGCCGGCTAG
- a CDS encoding TetR/AcrR family transcriptional regulator produces the protein MNLRHDNTRQHIIDIGYGIIAGKGFSSVGLNEILKTAGVPKGSFYHYFESKEQYGQALLEDYFANYLVGIDELLQAEAASGHERLMRYWQRWLDKQCAAACSDQKCLVVKLSAEVADLSDAMRITLRDGTDQVVARIAALIEAGVADGSLPPLAPQATAQMLYQLWLGASLLGKLHRNSEALSNAMQFTQTLFSR, from the coding sequence ATGAACCTACGTCACGACAACACGCGTCAGCACATCATCGATATCGGTTACGGGATCATCGCCGGCAAGGGCTTTTCCAGCGTCGGCCTGAACGAGATCCTGAAGACGGCGGGTGTGCCGAAAGGCTCCTTCTATCATTACTTCGAATCCAAGGAACAATACGGCCAGGCCTTGCTCGAGGACTATTTCGCCAATTACCTGGTCGGCATCGACGAGTTGCTGCAAGCCGAAGCGGCGTCCGGCCATGAGCGCCTGATGCGCTACTGGCAACGTTGGCTGGACAAGCAATGCGCTGCCGCCTGTTCCGATCAGAAGTGCCTGGTCGTCAAACTCAGTGCCGAAGTGGCTGATCTCTCCGACGCCATGCGCATTACCTTGCGTGATGGCACCGATCAGGTGGTTGCCCGCATCGCCGCATTGATCGAAGCCGGGGTTGCCGATGGCTCGCTGCCGCCGCTGGCGCCGCAAGCGACGGCACAAATGCTTTACCAGCTCTGGCTGGGCGCCAGCCTGCTGGGCAAGCTGCATCGCAACAGCGAAGCGCTGAGCAATGCCATGCAGTTCACGCAAACCCTGTTTTCCCGCTAA
- the yedF gene encoding sulfurtransferase-like selenium metabolism protein YedF, with amino-acid sequence MSKPVYVPNYRLDMMGEPCPYPAVATLEAMPQLQPGEILEVISDCPQSINNIPLDARNHGYEVLDVIQDGPTIRYLIRR; translated from the coding sequence ATGAGCAAGCCGGTCTATGTACCCAACTATCGCCTCGACATGATGGGCGAACCCTGTCCGTATCCGGCCGTGGCCACGCTGGAGGCAATGCCGCAACTGCAGCCGGGCGAAATCCTCGAAGTGATTTCGGATTGCCCGCAGTCGATCAACAACATCCCGCTCGATGCGCGCAATCACGGCTACGAAGTCCTCGACGTCATCCAGGACGGGCCGACCATCCGCTACCTGATTCGCCGCTGA
- a CDS encoding MsnO8 family LLM class oxidoreductase, producing MNTLVKPKLAMLDLVTVRENGTVGEALNIARATARHVENLGFTRYWLAEHHNMPGIASSATAVLVGHIAGATSRIRVGSGGIMLPNHAPLVVAEAFGTLAELYPGRIDLGLGRAPGTDQQTMRALRRDRIETEADFPREVAELQRLLGPRQPEQQEGRPGFM from the coding sequence ATGAATACGCTGGTGAAACCGAAACTGGCCATGCTCGATCTCGTCACCGTCCGCGAAAACGGCACGGTGGGCGAGGCGCTGAACATCGCCCGCGCTACCGCCCGCCATGTCGAGAATCTCGGTTTCACGCGCTACTGGCTGGCCGAACACCACAACATGCCCGGCATCGCCAGTTCGGCCACAGCGGTGCTGGTCGGCCACATTGCCGGGGCGACCAGCCGCATCCGCGTCGGTTCGGGCGGCATCATGCTGCCCAATCACGCGCCGCTGGTCGTTGCCGAAGCCTTCGGCACGCTGGCCGAACTCTATCCGGGGCGCATCGATCTCGGCCTTGGCCGGGCGCCGGGCACCGATCAGCAAACCATGCGTGCCTTGCGTCGCGACCGCATCGAGACCGAAGCCGACTTTCCGCGTGAAGTCGCCGAACTGCAGCGCCTGCTCGGGCCGCGCCAGCCGGAGCAGCAAGAGGGTCGGCCGGGATTCATGTGA
- a CDS encoding alkene reductase — protein MTTLFDPIQIGDIALANRIVMAPLTRNRAIAGNVAGPLTVEYYRQRATAGLIIAEASQISPIAQGYLDTPGIYNAEQVAGWRQVTDAVHAAGGKIVLQLWHVGRISHTSLLPDGAAPVSSTDKVANASTYTKDGFVPVSTPRALRDDEIPGLIEDYRVAARNAIDAGFDGVEIHAANTYLIEQFLRDSVNERSGPYGGSIANRARLLLEVVAAISKEIGAGRTGVRLSPMTTFTAPLDSDPQALYGYVVEQLAPFGLAYLHVIEGETGGTRTPEGKTFDYEALHRAFPGAWMLNNGYSRQLAIDNVASGKADLVAFGRPFISTPDLVRRLREDKPFNELRADKLYGGGAEGYIDYPTLVA, from the coding sequence ATGACTACCCTGTTCGACCCCATCCAGATCGGCGACATCGCCCTCGCCAACCGCATCGTCATGGCACCGCTGACGCGCAACCGCGCCATCGCCGGCAATGTCGCCGGGCCGCTGACCGTCGAGTATTACCGCCAGCGCGCCACGGCCGGCCTGATCATCGCCGAAGCCAGCCAGATCAGCCCGATTGCCCAGGGTTACCTCGACACCCCGGGCATCTACAACGCCGAGCAGGTCGCCGGCTGGCGCCAGGTCACCGATGCCGTGCATGCAGCGGGCGGCAAGATCGTGCTGCAACTCTGGCACGTCGGCCGTATCTCGCACACCTCGCTGCTGCCGGACGGCGCCGCACCGGTGTCCTCGACCGACAAGGTGGCGAATGCCTCGACCTATACCAAGGACGGCTTCGTTCCCGTATCCACGCCGCGCGCCCTGCGTGACGACGAAATCCCGGGGCTGATCGAGGATTACCGCGTTGCTGCACGCAACGCCATCGATGCCGGCTTCGATGGCGTCGAGATCCACGCTGCCAACACCTACCTGATCGAGCAGTTCCTGCGCGACAGCGTCAATGAGCGCAGCGGCCCGTACGGCGGCAGCATCGCCAACCGTGCCCGCCTGCTGCTCGAAGTCGTCGCGGCGATCAGCAAGGAAATCGGCGCCGGCCGCACCGGTGTCCGCCTGAGCCCGATGACCACCTTCACGGCACCGCTCGACAGCGATCCGCAGGCGCTCTACGGCTATGTCGTCGAGCAGTTGGCGCCGTTCGGCCTGGCCTACCTGCATGTGATCGAAGGCGAAACCGGCGGCACGCGCACGCCCGAAGGCAAGACTTTCGACTACGAAGCGCTGCACCGCGCCTTCCCGGGCGCCTGGATGCTCAACAACGGCTATTCGCGCCAGCTCGCCATCGACAATGTCGCCAGCGGCAAGGCCGATCTGGTCGCCTTTGGCCGGCCCTTCATCAGCACGCCGGACCTCGTGCGTCGCCTGCGCGAAGACAAGCCGTTCAACGAACTGCGTGCCGACAAGCTTTATGGCGGTGGTGCCGAGGGTTACATCGATTACCCGACGCTCGTTGCCTGA
- the nhaR gene encoding transcriptional activator NhaR encodes MTTLNFKHLRYFWMVAKTGSIARAGEQLHLTPQSISGQLGEFEDSLGTKLFRRAGRGLELTEAGRRILGHAEEIFAIGDELLDAVHEQKTTKTLPFNIGIADSVSKSVACRLLEPALHVEEPVRLICREGRLSSLLADLAVHRLDMLIADRAMPTKLNVRGYSHLLGECGLTVFAAPALAARLTGEFPALLNNAPFLLPGEDVAVRPRLLQWLDKHNLRPLIVGEFDDSALIKAFGQAGAGLFVAPTAIAEQVCRQYNVVEVGRIDAVVEQLYAITTERRLTHPAIVAVSEAAKRQVFGKPA; translated from the coding sequence ATGACGACACTCAATTTCAAACACTTGCGCTATTTCTGGATGGTTGCCAAAACCGGCAGCATTGCCCGTGCCGGCGAACAACTGCACCTGACGCCGCAGTCGATCAGCGGTCAGCTCGGGGAGTTCGAGGACAGCCTCGGCACCAAGCTTTTCCGGCGCGCCGGACGCGGGTTGGAACTGACCGAAGCGGGGCGGCGCATCCTCGGCCATGCCGAAGAGATTTTCGCCATCGGCGACGAGTTGCTCGATGCGGTACACGAGCAAAAAACGACGAAAACGCTGCCCTTCAACATCGGGATCGCCGATTCGGTGTCGAAGTCGGTCGCCTGTCGCCTGCTCGAGCCGGCGCTGCATGTCGAGGAACCAGTGCGGCTGATCTGTCGGGAAGGGCGTTTGTCGTCCTTGCTGGCCGATCTGGCGGTGCATCGTCTGGACATGCTGATTGCCGATCGCGCCATGCCGACCAAGCTGAATGTGCGTGGCTACAGCCATCTGCTCGGTGAATGCGGCCTGACCGTGTTTGCCGCGCCGGCGCTGGCCGCCCGCTTGACTGGCGAGTTTCCGGCCTTGCTCAACAACGCACCTTTCCTGCTGCCCGGCGAGGATGTCGCGGTGCGGCCGCGGCTGCTGCAATGGCTGGACAAGCACAATCTGCGGCCGCTCATCGTCGGCGAGTTTGACGACAGCGCGCTGATCAAGGCCTTTGGCCAGGCCGGCGCCGGCCTGTTTGTCGCACCGACGGCGATTGCCGAACAGGTGTGCCGGCAATACAACGTGGTCGAGGTCGGGCGCATCGATGCAGTGGTCGAGCAGCTCTATGCGATCACCACCGAACGCCGGCTGACGCATCCGGCCATCGTCGCGGTCAGCGAAGCGGCCAAGCGGCAGGTGTTCGGCAAGCCGGCCTGA
- the purE gene encoding 5-(carboxyamino)imidazole ribonucleotide mutase: MSKSSKNHPLIGVVMGSDSDWPVMQAAANLLEELGVPYEAKVVSAHRTPDLLFEYATTARERGLRAIIAGAGGAAHLPGMLAAKTTVPIMGVPIPSKHLKGMDSLLSIVQMPRGVPVATFAIGEAGAANAALLAVAMLSTGNDSLGRELAGKLDDFRQRQEEKVLAMQLARPQ, encoded by the coding sequence ATGAGCAAATCGAGCAAGAATCACCCCTTGATCGGAGTCGTCATGGGATCGGATTCCGACTGGCCGGTGATGCAGGCCGCCGCCAACCTGCTGGAAGAACTTGGCGTTCCTTACGAGGCCAAAGTGGTTTCAGCCCACCGCACGCCTGATCTGCTCTTCGAATACGCCACGACCGCACGCGAACGCGGCCTCCGGGCGATCATCGCCGGTGCCGGCGGCGCCGCGCATCTGCCCGGCATGCTGGCCGCCAAAACGACCGTGCCCATCATGGGCGTGCCGATCCCCTCGAAGCACCTCAAGGGCATGGATTCGCTGCTCTCCATCGTGCAGATGCCGCGCGGCGTGCCGGTCGCCACTTTCGCCATCGGCGAAGCCGGTGCCGCCAATGCCGCCCTCCTCGCCGTCGCCATGCTGAGCACCGGCAACGACAGCCTGGGCCGCGAACTCGCCGGCAAACTGGACGACTTCCGGCAGCGCCAGGAAGAGAAAGTGCTGGCCATGCAACTGGCGAGGCCGCAATGA
- the tal gene encoding transaldolase: protein MNASQQLHALGQSLWLDNISRDLLDSGTLQRYCDELSVTGLTSNPSIFEQAIGRGTAYDAAIRQKSAAGKTGEALFFELAIEDLTRAAAIFQPLHAASGGLDGWVSLEVSPLLADDAAATLAEAKRLHAQAACPNLLIKIPGTPAGVKAIEEAIFAGVPVNVTLLFSREQYIAAADAYWRGIQRRIEAGLDPRVVSVASIFISRWDVAVAGQVPANLGNQLGIAIARRIYKAACQRQGYSAWKKFAAAGALPQRLLWASTGTKDPQMRDTLYVEALAAPGTINTLPEKTLLAFADHGELNGVMPEDGGDAEGVLADFALAGIDIAALATRLQRDGALSFVKSWTDLLAAISEKCRPLTPGVPAP from the coding sequence ATGAACGCCAGCCAGCAATTGCACGCCCTCGGCCAGAGCCTCTGGCTCGACAACATTTCACGCGATCTGCTCGACAGCGGTACGCTGCAGCGCTATTGCGACGAGTTGTCGGTCACGGGCCTGACCTCCAACCCGAGCATTTTCGAACAGGCGATCGGGCGCGGCACCGCCTACGATGCGGCGATCCGGCAAAAGTCGGCGGCAGGCAAGACCGGCGAGGCGCTGTTTTTCGAGCTGGCAATCGAAGACCTGACCCGCGCCGCCGCCATCTTCCAGCCGCTGCACGCTGCCAGCGGCGGTCTCGACGGCTGGGTTTCGCTCGAAGTCTCGCCGCTGCTCGCCGACGATGCTGCCGCCACGTTGGCGGAAGCGAAACGCCTGCACGCGCAGGCTGCCTGCCCCAACCTGCTGATCAAGATTCCCGGCACACCGGCCGGGGTCAAGGCGATCGAGGAAGCGATCTTTGCCGGTGTGCCGGTCAATGTCACCCTGCTCTTCTCCCGCGAGCAGTACATCGCCGCCGCCGACGCCTACTGGCGCGGCATCCAGCGCCGCATCGAGGCCGGCCTCGACCCCAGGGTCGTTTCGGTCGCCTCGATCTTCATCAGCCGCTGGGATGTCGCCGTCGCCGGCCAGGTGCCGGCGAACCTGGGCAACCAGCTCGGCATCGCGATTGCCCGCCGCATTTACAAGGCGGCCTGCCAGCGCCAGGGCTATTCCGCCTGGAAGAAATTTGCCGCCGCCGGCGCCCTGCCGCAGCGCCTGCTCTGGGCCAGTACCGGCACCAAGGATCCGCAGATGCGCGACACGCTCTACGTCGAAGCCCTGGCCGCACCGGGCACGATCAACACCCTGCCGGAAAAGACGCTGCTCGCCTTCGCTGACCACGGCGAACTGAACGGCGTCATGCCCGAGGACGGTGGCGATGCCGAAGGCGTCCTCGCCGATTTCGCCCTGGCCGGCATCGATATCGCCGCACTGGCAACCCGTCTGCAACGCGACGGGGCGCTCTCCTTCGTCAAATCCTGGACCGACCTGCTCGCCGCCATCAGCGAAAAATGCCGACCGCTCACCCCTGGAGTACCCGCCCCATGA